In the Nothobranchius furzeri strain GRZ-AD chromosome 1, NfurGRZ-RIMD1, whole genome shotgun sequence genome, agctcctaggatcaatgGGActttcaaacccctccaccacgggtaaggtggcagccttaattgtgattaattagattaaaatgttTAACTGTTTGACAGCCCTACTTTATATCTTTTATAAAGATATTTGTGTTTGATTTTAAAAGACAACACTCGCGCCAGCCTATGTTCACCTTAAATCGAAGTCGATTTTTTGTTTGCATTTCAGCATGAAAGGTCAGCTGCTCTATGTCTGCACCAAATAAAGAGGGAGCGGCCATTCTCTTCAGCTGGACATTTATTACTGCAAAATAAAGCAGAATAATCAAAAAAAGAGTTGAAGCTGTAGGATAGAAAGATGAACATGTACATTTAAAAACACCCAAACACAAATTTCATAAAAAGTACTTTGCCACAAAACACTTCTGCGTAATTTTCATGATGACATCAGGCTTTGTTAGTATAGCTCAGTACATTGGTTTATTTTTGGAGAATGTCCTGTTTACCAAAAGGGTTTGGATGTTCCAGATGTTCCACTGTGTATCCCTGGTTGGTTGAGAAGAAACACCAGGGGACATTTCTCTCATCCAGAGGACTCCAACAACAGCCACGCTGCTCACATTTCATCTGTTCAGATTGGAAGACGCTGCTGTCGTCATCACAGTCAGTATTAGCGTTTGTGTCATAGCTTTCTCCTGACAAAGCGATCAGTAAAACTTACATGTTTAAAAAATACAGCTACAGTTTAAACGTGGGAGAGcggtagctcaggaggcagagcaggTAGATTAGGTTGGCCGATACCTTTGAGGCTCCAGCATCAGGAAAACAGTCTATTCTCTGATCCAGGGATATGCTGGGACACTTGGGAACAAATGCACCAGAGGGGAATTCTGcttaaaacaaagaaataacATCAAAAGTCAATAAAAGGGCTGTTTTAAACAGAGTACACATGTACAGTATGTTGGCTGGTTTAATTTACTTTCATGTGAACAATGACATCAATACAGTAGATTGACTCAGTTGCTTCTTGTGATGGATGAAAAccacttttctttcctttttcagcCAAATTCTGAGTAATTATTTAAGCGTtggcaaacaaataaaaacatcctcAGTCTGGTTTTATCATGTGACTCTCAGGGTTATAACAGCTATGTAACATGTTTGGTTTACAGTGAGTTCTGACGGGGAAATGCTTCATGGGTTGTCTGTTTGCTTGTTGTTTTTAGGAAATGTCTTTTATTATAAAGCTATATTAGTTATATAGTTAAATCACTTACCATCTTTAATGACTCCAGGTTCTTCTGTGACAAAAACTATGATCATAGTGATGGCCGCCACAGTCATCAATAGAAACAGGCCTATAAGGATCAACTCCAGCCTGGACCACCGCTTCAGCCCCATCTGACACAGAAAAGCTAACCTCAGGTACTGTCATTAAAAGTGGCACCAACGTTTTGCTGCTTTCAAGCTGTAGAAAAGGACTATTCAATTCCAAGCCtcgaggtccggtatccagcacattttggttttaactctgcttaaacactcctgatttcaatcagcaggtgattaacaggcttctgcagagcctggtgagctgctgcacaggtgattcaaccacttaatctagtgtgttggagcagagaaaccactaaaacgtgctggataccggccctgaaggcccagaattgaatagccctgttgTTACCTATACAACACCTAAACTATACAAATACACATAGTGATGATCTGCCAACCATAAACAGATAAACATAAACTAGGTGACTGTATATTTGAGTGTTTGAACCAATTACTTGAAGGTGGTGTGAAAAACTGTGAATTAGAGCTCCAAAAGTGTGTCCTTAATGAGCTTCACATCATAGAGAAACACGACTGAAGAGTCAAAAACCACCCAGCAGCATATCAGACACAGAACACAAACACATGTGGTTAACTGCAGTTGAGCAAACTTGAAaacttagaatatggtgcaaaatttGGTTCAATTCAGTAAAAGCAAAAGGGGCCCAAACCAAGATGCACGATTCTACTTTTTCAGATGTCCGACATTTGTCTACTTAAAAACCTTGTTTGTTTCGTGTAATAATCTAACAGTCTGAAATTTtgcatgtggggttttcataagctgtaaatcttcacagttataacaaataagggcttgaaatatctggtttGCAcgtaatgagtctgtctcatttaTTAGTTTCACTTTACAGCTGAATTACTGACTGTTATGGAAAaacttatgtttattaattcttgatcatggactcaatcaactgcaTCCTAGCTGACCAATGTAGGAACTTGTTCGCTAATCTCCGATTAGCGGGCTTTGTGATCAGAACGTGGGGAGAAACAGTCTGGAAGCAGAATTGAATGAGACAGCAGATTATGAATGACTTGGTTCGCTCCCTCGAGCAGATTCTTAAATACAATCATTATATCAATACCATTAGAGATCACCCAATATCTTCAGAAGCACAATCTTTTGTAGGTAGATGGATTTTTGAGTTagggtttttcttcttttacattaTGTTGTGACATTAGACATCTTGAGGGCCAAGACGACCACTCGAACCATGAGTCAAGCCCATTTATAACCTTGAGACTTTCCCGACAAATTGATCTCCTAAACAGATTTCCCTGTTTATGACTGAAGTTACCTAAACCTTGATTTAGAGTCCATGACTTCAGGAGCATTGATTTATGATCAGAATCTAGTTCTTTACTAATTATGAAGAGTATAGCAGTTATGTAATCACCTCTACCTTGTGTTAGCCAATCTATATCGTTTCTAACTTAACTGTTTCTGTACTTAAATATTGAACTCCTTCTGTGTAGGTTAGTGAATTCTGTTATTTTTCGTAAATCTTTATTTTGCCTCTACTTTTGAGCAGATAAGCTCCCACTTTCTTATCACCTTCTTAATTCAACAAAGACAGAGCAGCAGCTCATTGTACAGCTCTCGCCCTTGACTTAATCATTGTTTTGTTATTGCTAGACacagggctgttgctagctattttggtgccctaagcacaaaggcttcgtggtgccccccccccccacacacacacacacatacagaaaaaacaacacaataacacagtatgtgcgagcgcttcgccttaaattctcttaaattctcttgtatgcacaaactgcttattattttccaaaaagtaggattgatatttagtgtgtgtgtgtgtggggggggggggggggggggtcattttgccttggcccccaaaatgtcctgaaatggccctgggtgtgtggctgagttttgaaggtgatctgaattgtatcagatgtataaatattgcatgtgtgtaacttattgttttatacaggtaaaatcgtgtagtggagataaatctacctacattttatttgtcaacactttgttttgttttcttgtttttattgaactattttcctgtcctgtttgtctctcatcttcctgcatctcatctaaactctccagaaaaactgctgcctggattcttactttttcacctcatcagttacttttgagcagatcaaagggatctcctgaccgcaaagcgtagtgcgcgtttcaatgctgcgtcagtgaggtgaaatcaccgcagtgcaggtgatgagctccgcagcagagcgcttcaggcacaaataagacaaaaagtagagaacatgagcggacatgaacgatcgtgtgttaattttggttgagccactttgagaatggaccgtgcgctggaagcagcagcctggagcactgcgcaacaacgcagcgctgtgtcgctgtctgtgctctctgctccaaagagtccataaatgatgtcatatagttagaaaacttttttccagctcccctggatgtgtaggatatacagctcccccatatttcgatccctgctcctggatgaaaagccggacattttcatcaatacaagaaccagtccggacgtcccggacagagagtgaaaagtggacacgttccatctcctttcctttttgtattgttttctctctgtaaacatgctgttaacttgctttgcacatcttctaattgaaatatgtctttatcatatatatattatttttttcataagcttgcgtttggtgccccttccccggcgtggtgccctacgcgctgtgcgtgtgcggagcgccggcgctggctAGACAAGTATTATAAGATGACACTTGCCCTAAATGACCCTTAGATTTGATCAGTAGCATGATGACCTGACAGATGTTCCTTGATGGTCACATTGTTTTGAGAATCACCTGATTACATATGCATCTAGTAGTTTTTACGTTTGTcattcttttatttttgtttatttcttgttgttttgtgCTTTGGTTGTACATGATctgtcatgggtgattctgcaggttgagtgctttgcagtcttgtttctggttttattgtatttttggcacttcctgttttattttgtgcattaacttcctgtctcattactggcagcttcacgacatgaggctcctcactaatctgcctcatgtcttgcacctgggtcctggcttctccatttaagcgtctttgcaacagtttcctttgccagtttgtcttctcctgttgtgtgatgtgaacctgctctcagaaaCACTTGGCAAAAGTGTATTCAGTTAGATTTGGACTTTTCAGTTGTGTTGTACTCCAGGAATCCTTTCTGCTTATTataactgtgtgagctctgcatttgagtcctctttgtgctttgatatGATCACACTTAGTTATACTCCTCTGATTGACCTTTAAACTAATTAGGGTTCATACTCATGCATTTCTTTGTTTCCCGTAGTATATCCGTTTTATACGAAGTCAattatgaattatttcttttgtttAGTACGTCTTTTCCCTTCCTGAAGTGATTATAATCTTTTCAAACACCTTTAGGGTTGTGTGTATCTAAGAACACcatcagttgttttatttttggtCTTTCACTGTCTCTATGTTACAgatgagttttattttccttagataattctgttgtccaatttcacttctggagCTTTAATTTAGCAGTATCTGTCTCCTGTTGACAAATTTTACACATATGAGCAGCATTGTTGAGTGAGATTGCATATTGTTGATGTACTCTGAAGTAACCTTACCTTACTGAACCTATGTGGAGTTGAAATTTTATTTTTCCAATTAGGACTGGTTTAGTTGTTAGTAAATTCCAGTGTTAGAAGCGAAGAGGTTGAATTAAGAAGTCACTAGAGGTGAAAGTTTCTGGCATAATGAGAGCAAACTCACAGAGTCTATGATATTTTAATTTTTGATATGTGCTTGGGGAAGCTGATAAGTTCACCCTTTTTCCCAGATGGGTTGATTCTTTTTGATTTTATTAGTTATTATTTCAGCTATCAGTCCTTTTACTACAATTTCTCCTGTTACTTCTAGGTGATGTAAATCACTctgtgtttattttcaattttctttaCACGGATCATGGCTTTTTTGTTAGTTGTTTAGTTTGTTTTGGGTTGTTTTGAtgttttatgcacactgtgtTGCACGACTCTGCCCCTTGCTGACGTGAACTAGTTATTGCAAGTTCCTTGGGATGGGAGTTTTTTTCACGTTAGGGCTGGTGCAATGCTTGCAGGTATCGTGCCCCTTTTGTtcatgttttgtttctggtgagcccTGAGTTGCCTCATGCCTCAAGAGGAGGGGAGGCTGATAACGATTTCCTCACATTATTACACTGCCTGGATGGAATTGCCTTAAATATTAGACGATTGTTGCTGAAAATaattcaaaatcaacagtgatcagagagtattataagacacctttcgtcaaacattttgacaggtctattgttctttgacctttcattcctattgttcatttgacccttgaccttgcccccccttcctatcattaatcaaatggacaggtgtattgttcaatctttgcccccccttccgtatcattaatcaaatggacatgtgtattgttaattgtccagatgggctagaccccccacgccgcatcatcaatggcgtattgttgaacgtgtccagatggtctagaccccccacgccgcatcatcaatggcgtattgttgagcgtccatgatatcccacgtcataggctaatgtgtgtaatggtgtgtggtttcttttttgtgatagcccatcggttcccacagcccctcccttctgagtgtaatcctattgtgtttaactctttaaaagctcagatctgtccgaatggtgaaaagccgagctctaagaaaaaatgatgaaccacgaggagctgaatgaagcaccaggccgcgctgaagaggtgcctacagacatggctcactgacagtggatgagtgcggcctaactgttgtgaatgacagccccacacgctggtcaagtacctatgaaatggttgtacgtttcctcaaagttaaagaatctgtttttgtagtagcagacaagatggtatggtctgctagctcttgagtgagtggcagaagctgaagtcaatgcatgaacttttgcagccttttgctgaacacacacaaactcttcagagtgacacatttgtctatgtcattattactctctttgagatgttcacgttggatttcgtatgttcagtcttaaactttgtgtttaaatgtgttatttacatgcagctcactgacactttttgaccagaactaaaactattgtgtaaaactctctgtccagcagcacatcaaattaatggttgtaagcacacacacacacacacacacacacacacacacacacacacacacacacacacacacacacacacacacacacacacacacacacacacacacacacacacacacacacacacttctctaagaagtaaagggattacattcaaacatttgtctttgactaaaccattcaaacatttctatcacttcacaaaagcaatggtttaccatcctaaaccatttaaggtcctgttgtaaaccagcctgcatactcaagcctataagaacaaaagttgatccttacctcagcgtgatgctttttaagatctgttgagctttcttaaagttcattctaaacaattttgcacggccagcgacttctgacaaagcaaattacttcctttttgttctgcaggtggcggtaagttttaaaacaaagatctggctgaaccaaatcgtcacagaaacaacacacaaaaagcaaattacttacttttttttgcaggtgggctgaattgaaagagtggcgggaaagttttaaaaacaaagttctggttcattctaaACAAGTTGGCACGGTGAtactcacaaagcaaatgacttgctattgtttcaaagagctatttaggtgaaagcttaaccatcgcctcctgcctttagtgtcacattttgttttcactgtcacacacacacacacacacacacacacacacacacacacacacacacacacacacacacacacacacacacacacacacacacacacacacacacacacacacacacacacacattgcttcctgcctcagagaaaagatttgatccattttgtaggacctataacagctgaaataaataaaaagctgtttatgaggtttgttttttgggaggggtggattagtaaagtctcagagcagacgtacctctggtcaaacctttaatgtcatacctctcagaatagttaaactaaggcacatgcatgccgtaaacggatttacacacgagtgaaagagctgctacattttaaccaaaacatgagcaaagaataagaataagaagaagaagcgatggatacgtgttttgaatatagccttcctctgctaaaaacaacgttcgaattgagacatgatgagatttcaggaagaaatgtccggtattattttttggatcgtaaaggtttttttatttctgctccagggagttttgacgaagcaatggatacgagcacacacacacacacacacacacacacacacacacacacacacacacacacacacacacacacacacacacacacacacacacacacacacacaactctaaacaaccattcatacatttgtctacctatacaacaaagcaaatgactctgtattgtttataaacatttttttttcgaccaatcgcaaccgttttctattcatgatttttttaaacagctgtataaaatgtaaaagcgcattttcggagtcgtgatttgaggtgtaacaagctaagatgacgggtaagtttttaactcaagacgcaaatctttttttttctctttctggtttaacatctttattttcagacgctattgtcatatcggacggcgagtgggaagaaattcctattgaggaattaacttgtaaaactccggtaccggtccccctggatgatttgtctaaaattaatcgcgcggtcgagaatctgagtgagtggattttataaatatatacgtaacgttcttttcttcaactgagaaatatctcattttacagaaaaggagggggttcaaccttaccccggaagtgataacttttacccaaccacgcctccatccaccagccgaaccgtcttacattcgtatcagcccagccataccgtcagatcacacgggaatgcgagcgtgaaagctgttcgttacaggaccgtcacgccgcagacgatcctcgaagctggtaagtgattacaaaatagcgattaataagtcagagatgtgtcgttcatatttatcgtttttattcttcagagcaacgtccgacggcctacgcacccccaatatctcagcccccaccacctccagccccttctcatgcgcggacggatggtaacgataaaaaaaacaactgattaataagtcaaagatgactcgtacacatttaccgttgtttttttatcctttcagaacaacattcgactgccgcttcaatatctccgcccacacctcctccatctcctcctcctcctcctcctcccccttctcctgcacagggtaagagatttataaaaaggtggttatttacttcaaagatgattcgttcatattttttcattatttttattctttcagaacaatccgacagcgactctgaaaccgctgaacgtggtcctgagcagccagccggtaagctgtttcacaaaaagctccgcatagtatattaaatttgaagtaaaaaaagatgtttttatcctttcagatgaagaggaagagaacgcaccacctcctgcacctgtacagagtaagttaaattttatatataatttattaaaagatcgttcattttatttatttttatttatttttttcatcagaaaaacgactgaagaaaaagaaaaacatccgtctttcaccacttcagagattaaacaggatgaaaatggcctacttattgctgcaggtcaactcaggcctggtcgaagtggtccaacaagtgctggctctgtaaaaggaggatgcagattttttcttcatttttagtaggttattaatgtcttttgtatcatgagtgaaaattggtttgacgacctttcagatttgattgaagtagatggtgaattaaatgtagatttgttagatcgaattttagccagccaaaatccctcagatgaggccgataatttggtgttaaatgactggtttgatttaagcggactgagtgaagtagatgaattagcttcagatagtgagatcttagcatcccaagccgtttcaaacgaggtcgatcaaattctagcaaattcagattcgccttcatcagaagcaataaacgaaatattgagacaaatagaacaccagcagcacgtaaacgaggtcgatcaaattctagcaaattcagattcgccttcatcagaagcaataaacgaaattttgagacaaatagaacaccagcagcgcgtaaacgagatcgatcaaattctagcaaattcagatgagccttcatcagaagcaataaacgaaatattgagacaaatagaacaccggcagatcggagggagcgtaaacgcagcttttaaccagcgtgaaattagagagagagtgtcttttcaagcaatcaacgacccagccgagttttatattaatctgatggaaatattaaacaggtttgctgaaagaggaagccagatcgcgcgtcccaacgatagagtccagtttgaaattaatactttacacACGACACACcatgttaattttaattatgacggatcaaatatgttaaatcagcttcagtatttactggatctgttagtccaatcaaatgaagcattagaggctgacaacgaatttaatttcagactgcaagtgataaataatccgtccggcggtgggaaacgaaaaatcgaaaccattctggatcacgaattagtcaataaaaaacgaaaccatctcatttgtcctccagaggccaatcagccgttgtgttttgcgctaagcatagccggcctgttaaatccctcagcgagagatacagaattaatgaatgtggctaaaaatattcatcaacaggcagggcttcaggagcaatcaatcgtttcatttagcgacgtgattcgatttgaaaatattgttcaaagaaaaataatcattttttacagatccgacagaatcatttctaaatttgaaacagattttagcgatcgaacaaatccgttgttcattttgctactcaatcaacattattacggcataaaaaatattaaaggtttcttaggagccaaatatttttgttcatggtgcttttccgcttataataacataaacggacatcactgtaaatggttctgtcgcgtgtgtaataccgatttatgcaaacgaacagaaacgtctctcatcacatgttctgattgtaatcgaatatgccaaaatgtaatatgttttcaaactcacaaaacacctgttttcaggcctcaagcaaacaggttagtttctccttgcgaaatgtttaaaaaatgcaccatttgtaaacaaacttattacatcgccatgggtggaaatggttcacagcacgtttgctcagcgaccaaatgcatcgtttgcaaacagtcggtggtcacggacgatcatcgctgttttattcagcttgaaaaaaaagatgacggtttaacggaaaaggttatttattacgacactgaaacgtttacggatcagaacggtgtgcatacaccttttttaatctgtgcaaaatccgattcaggcgacgtttgggagaaatttggtttagattgcattaaagattttattatgcagatgcgtcgtcctaaattcagcaattatacatttgttgcacacaatgcgcgtggatttgatgcttatataattctgagcgctatgtgtcaattaaaaattgttcccaaaaatatactcatgcaaggctgtaaaatcctgagttttcacgatccagatttcgggttgagattcattgattccttaagttttctcatgatgaaattagccaaccttccagctgctttgggctttacagataaaactaaaggttattttcctcacagattttcatcgcttgaacatctgaattataaaggaccttacccagatgtcagccattatgggtttgaacaaatgtctccggagcataaaaaaatatttttagaatggtacaccgatgtgtctaaac is a window encoding:
- the LOC139070296 gene encoding uncharacterized protein — protein: MTGKFLTQDANLFFSLSGLTSLFSDAIVISDGEWEEIPIEELTCKTPVPVPLDDLSKINRAVENLKKEGVQPYPGSDNFYPTTPPSTSRTVLHSYQPSHTVRSHGNASVKAVRYRTVTPQTILEAEQRPTAYAPPISQPPPPPAPSHARTDEQHSTAASISPPTPPPSPPPPPPPPSPAQEQSDSDSETAERGPEQPADEEEENAPPPAPVQKKRLKKKKNIRLSPLQRLNRMKMAYLLLQVNSGLVEVVQQVLAL